The nucleotide sequence AATCAACGGTGTAGGCACTGTTTTGAACATCTGCCTGGGAAATAGAGGTTTCCAATAATCCTATAAAGCTGTCAAGGTTGATCGCATCTGGGACAGATTCATAACCCAACTGGACGCGATCCAATTTTAGATTGCCTACCGTGATTTGCGGTAATGGCGAGTCTCCAGCGTCGTCTGTAATAGCTTCGGCGATGGTGGTGTCTGTGTTGGGGTCGTTGTCGGGTTCCGCTTTCGCGAAAGCGGTAACAGTATCCTTATCGTACTTTATCACGGCATTTGTAAGCGACACCTCATCGATGTCAACAACCATTTGCTCCAGATTCAATTCATTCATGGAAAGTTGGAAACTGCCAAAGGTTACCAAAGCGTCCAGTTGTTCCACATCATCCTTGAACGTGACGTCAAAATTGGTAAAATCCAGATCGCCTATGGACAGCTGTAATGGCTCTGAGGTTGTCGTGGTATCTTCTACCACAAAAGCATCCATTAAAAACTGATAATTGAATCCATCGACAGTGTCCTGCCTGTTGATTCTAGCCTTAAAACCATCCCAACGCGCATAGTCGATACTTATACCGCCACCATTGATGATAGGCCACAAGGGAACACTGGCTTCCAGACTTTTTGAGTAAACGAGTGTATCGCCTTTCTTATCGGCTAGATAGAGACCGTCCAGTTCAATATTTCCATCAAAAGTGACAAATAGATTATCAATGGAAACCTCGGTACCGGTCTTGCCTTCCACATATTTAACGGCTTGACCTACAATGATATCTTGTCCCCAAGGACTGCGAATAAAAAGCACTAGAAGTAGCAGAAATATAAGGATACCGGCAATGACTCTGGCCAGTCTGCGCAGCCAGCGGTATTTGCGTACTTCCTTATTCTTCTTTTCTTCGTCTTTGGCCACCTTGCAAGTTGCGTTTAGGGTACTTCTTTAGGGATGGCAAATTGCTAAAATCCTATGGCAATGCCATTAGGATTAGGATAAGATTGTGCAAATACGATCCTTGATCGTTTTGCAAGGGCTTATTGCCTCTCGAGACTAAATTGCGTTAGATCACTGAAAATTGTGAGAGCTACAGAATTGGGCGCTTGATTGCTGCGAGATATTCCGAGACCATAGGTTTGGAAAGCTCGCAGCTCAACCAATCCTTTGAAGGTAACCGTTTCCTTATTTCTGGTAAGAGCCGCAGTCAAGGTTGCTGCGGGTAATGGATTGTTGTTTTCAGAAAGAAAGAATTGAATTTGGTCTGCTCCATTGTTTTGTTCCTTTCTAAAAGTAATGGTGAAGATGACTTCATAAATACCACTAATCTGAGTACTCATTGAAAACTGATTGGACACATTCATTCCAGACGATCCTGAACTTGAAGATGCTCCAGTAATAGCAGTGTTGTTATTTCTCTGCAAATTATAATTACCGTCGTTGCTTAAGGTGGACTGCCCGTAAACACCTGATAACTCTGGTGAAGTTTCACCTTTAAATGAACTCCATTTTGTGCCGTCCCAATAGTAAAAACCTTCCAATGCACCACCGTTTGCCTCATCTGTATTCCAAACCATCAAACTTTTTTGAGGATTAGTTACAGGAGCCGCTTCATTCAAATCATTCAAGTCCATTCTGGGAAACAAAACTCCTTTATCGCTTGAGGTGATGTCTAACATAGCAGATGGATCGGGCTCAATAGTATTGATCCCAACTTGACCATAGGTCCATGACGTTAGCAAAAAAGTGATTAGCAACACACATAAAAGCCTCATTGTAAAATTTTTATGCAAAATTACTTGTGCATACCAATAACGAAATGGGTAAATTGTTAAGATCACTATCGTCTTGAAACCACCAATCTGCTTGCAAAGCCAATAAAATCCAATTTCACTTTAAGATTTGATGTAGGAATTAGAAAACAAGAATATCCTGGAATGCTAATAGATTTAACGATAAAAGGATTAAAATCAATTTTATAGATGAACGGTAAGGTTTTGTCGCTAATCAAAAACAAAACAGCTTAAAAAAACTTTATAAGGAGACTGTGAGTATTTTCCTTTAAAAAATTGTTCTTGTTAAAATTTTAAATTTGTAGGTACAAATAATTTCGCGTTGCAGTACAGATTTTTGAGCCTTAATTGGCTGGAGTAAAATGTATACTAAGAATATATCAGCATTGAACTATTGCTGCTGTTGCTGCTGCCATTGCATTTGTTTCATTAAGATCTGGTCCTGTTTGTAATTCTGTTCCTGGGATTGTGTTTGGATCTTGTTGAATATTCGACCTGCGGCAAATTCTTCTACAGTTTTTACGCGTACGGTGTAAGTGGTCTCGTTAGACCCATTACCAGATAAATAAACGACTCCTTTAATAGGCGCACAATCTTTATAGTCACGACCGTGCGTCACCTTGATATGATTTCCAGCGGCCATAAGATTGTTGGTAGGGTCAAAACCTATCCAACCATTTCCAGGAATAAAGCATTCCACCCAAGCGTGCATCTGTAAATCACCTACCAGTCCATTATCTTGATGTAAGTAACCCGAAACGTAACGCGCTGGTATGCCATTCAATCTTGCCATTCCACAAAAAACATGTGTAAAATCCTGACAAACACCTTGTTTCTTGGTTAATATCTCAGTGATTGTGGATTCTGTTGTGGTGACTTCTGTTTTGAAAGTGAAATAATTAAAAGACCATTTCGTCAATTCCAATAAATTCTGGAAAACCGTTGTGGACCGATCCATTTTAAATAACTCTTGAAATTGCTTTGGAATCGTGGTCAACTCTGTTGGAGTTAAAAAAGATTCATGATCCACTTTAAACACCAGTTGATCAAGCGCTTTAAAATCAGCCGTAGGATCTGTAGGCTTTACCGCGGCAAAGGGATTTTGATCTTCTTTGACCAGTTCAATACGAGCGGTAAACTCAATGGAATGAATAGGTTTTTTAACTCTCAATTTGAGCGTCTTATTACCAAATCCATCTACAGATTCCTGATAAGGCACTGCTTCAGAATTCTCAAAAGTATATTGATGGATGGACTGTGATTCATTATTTTCCGGAATGATCAAAAACTGCCACAAGGCCTCTTTTAATGGCGACTCATAGGTGTTTTTAGAGTGGTAAATGATCTGATATTTCAGGGCCATCGGCTATGCAAATTGAGAGTGTAAATAAAAGCAATTCTTACTAATAATGTAGGTACTCCTTCTCTACAGTATTGGCGACTTGGTACAGGGTATTCTGGATCTCGCTGATGTGTTTTTCAATATCCTTCTCGATACTTTCCACTTGGAGGTACTTGTATTTTGCTTGGGTTTTTCCAATCAAATAGGCAGCAGATCCTTTGGTTGGCAGCTTTTCCTGTGAGATTTCATCAATATGTCTACCTGTTCTGTTCAGGCTATTCATAATGGATCGCGGGCAATCTGGATGAAGTACCAGAAACTCCAACACATTCTTACAATTAGGTGCCTTTTTGTAATAACGACGCATCATGTCATGCGACTCAATACATTTTAATAGTGTGATCCATTCATAACTATTGTTCAGATCATTGTTGCTGTTTTGAGAGACCAGCGCGTCCTTATACTTGGCATGAATGATGCGGCTCACTTGAATCGCTCTTTCAATACTTATTCCCAACATAATAATGGCATAGATCTCATCGTGAAATAATGTACCTCGTATTTTTTCCCTTAAGATCGCCGAAGACTCGGTAACCAAAACAGTAAAATCAAACAGCCCTTTATTTTTATAGAACTCCACATCATAATTGAGCACCGCATGATAAAATTTATTTAGAGATTCATACAACTCCGTAGAAATCACATCGCGAGCACTGTTGGCATTTTCACGAGCATTTTTTACGGCATTGATGATGGAAAAATCAGATGCGGTATTCAAACCTATGTCAAACAATACTTCCTTCTCATCCAGGATGGTTTCCTGATCCACTACGATGGTATTTGCCATAAACAAGGAAGATCGCAGGACTCGTTGTCTGGATTGAGATTTCTCGCTGGGCGCATCCAGTGACGAGAAATAATTGACGTTCAAGAATCGGGCGATGTGTTCTGAGCGCTCGATATAGCGGCCCATCCAGAATAAATTATTGGCAACGCGTGCTAACATAAATGTGTTTTTGTGTAATGGTTGATAGGTAAATGAAAGGATGTTTGAAGGGTTCGCTTTCGCGAAAGCGAACTCAACACCAGCCTCATGGTTTTAAAACCCAGGTATCTTTTGATCCGCCACCTTGTGAGGAATTCACAATCAAGTTACCCTTTTGCAAGGCCACACGGGTCAAGCCGCCTTTGAGCACAAATTCCTTGTCCTTACCTAGAATCGTGTATGTGCGCAAATCGACGTGTCGCGGCTCAAATGAATTGGCATCTTCTATATAGGTAGCGTGAACGGACAGCGACATGATGGGCTGTGCGATGTATTTGCGCGGACTGGCCTGTATGGTTTTCTTGACCTCTTCAATTTCAGCCTTTGTCAGTTTATTCCCTATGGAAATGCCGTATCCACCAGCCTCGTCCACGGGTTTGATGACCAGCTTGTCAATGTTTTCCAAAACATATTTCAGCTCTTCTGGGCGGCTGCAATGGTAGGTATACACATTATTTAGAATAGGCTCTTCATCAAGATAATATTTGATGATTTCTGGCATATAAGTGTACACCGCTTTATCATCTGCAACGCCGGTTCCTGGTGCGTTTACTAAAGTCACATTGCCCTTGCGGTAAGCCGAAAATAAACCGGGAACACCCAATGTTGAATCTGGCTTGAACTCCATGGGATCGATAAACTGGTCATCAATCCTGCGGTAGATCACATCCACACGTTCTGGTCCATTGATGGTCTGCATGTAAACGAAATCATTCTCTACAAAAAGATCACGACCTTCCACAAGCTCCACGCCCATAGCTTTGGCGAGATAGGAATGCTCATAATATGCCGAATTATAAATTCCTGGCGTGATGACCACACAATTGGGCTGGTCCACGCCCAAAGGTTTTACAGTCTCCATGATCTCCAAAAGGTTCTGCGCATAATCTGTCACGGTAAACGTTTGGTATTCATCAAAAACACCAAACAAAGCCTTTTTCAATGCAGTGCGATTGCAAATCACGTAGCTCACGCCAGATGGACAACGTATGTTGTCCTCGAGCACATAGTACTCACCATCGCTATGCTTGATCAGGTCTGTTCCAGAAATATGGTTGTAGATGCCACCAGGTGGCTCTATCCCATTCATTTGATTGAGATAATTTGTACTGGAGCTGATCATTTCCAAGGGGACGATACCATCCTTGATAATTTTCTTGTCGTGATAGATATCATAGAGAAAATGATTGAGCGCCTTGCTGCGCTGTAACACGCCGCGCTCGATGTGATCCCATTCCTTAGCATCAATAATTCTGGGAAAGAGATCAAAAGGAAAAATTTTCTCTTTGGTTTCTTTCCCACCATATACCTGGAACGTGATGCCTTGATTAAAGAAAGAGGATTTTGCCTTATTGTTCAAGGTGGCAAAATCGTCCACACTGTGCTCGCTGTAAATATCAAAGAGCTTTTTGTAGACCTCCTTTACGTTTCCATCCTTATCAAAGATCTCGTCATAGGTTTCGGGAGCTCTTTCATAGTTAGAAAAAATCGGATGATTAGATTGGATCATTGATGAGTGTTTTTGTTAAAATAAAACAAGAAGACCAATCAAAGTATTAAGATGTACATAAATATGTTAGAAAAACGAGAGAATGCCTTTAAATCTTTTAAACTAAAAATATGTCTATTAATTTCTCAAATTAAAGGTATCGTTTCTACGATTTATACAATTAATGAGTTTCAAGAAAATAAAAGGATGAGCTGATGCTCATCCTTTTATTGGGGTTAAAATTTAATATTAAAATGCTATTAAGGTACTTTGCTATCGCTTCCCTACATATTCCTCCTATACTGACCACCTACCTCAAACAAAGCTTCAGTGATCTGGCCTAGCGTACAGATTTTGGTGGCTTCCATCAAGTGTTCAAAAATATTTCCTTGTTCGACGGCAGCTTGTTGAATGTTTGAAAGTTGTTCTTGTTGCGCTTTCGCGAAAGCGGAATGCAAATTATCCTTAGTAGCAATTTGAGCCTGTTTCTCTTCTTCCGTCGCTCTAATAACCTCAGCTGGTAGGACCGTTGGGCTACCTTTCGAGCTTAAGAACGTGTTCACTCCTATGATCGGGAACTCGCCGGTGTGTTTCAACATCTCGTAATGCATGGACTCTTCCTGGATCTTGCTGCGCTGATACATGGTTTCCATAGCACCTAGCACGCCACCACGTTCTGTGATGCGGTCAAATTCCTCGAGAACGGCAGCCTCAACCAGTTCTGTCAACTCTTCAATGATAAAGGCGCCTTGAATAGGGTTCTCGTTTTTGGCAAGTCCTAATTCCTTATTGATGATCAACTGGATGGCCATGGCACGTCTTACCGATTCTTCCGTTGGTGTGGTGATCGCCTCGTCATAGGCGTTGGTATGCAACGAGTTACAATTGTCATTTATAGCGTAAAGAGCTTGCAGCGTAGTTCTAATATCGTTGAAGTCAATCTCTTGTGCGTGAAGTGATCTACCGCTGGTCTGAATGTGATATTTCAACATCTGCGCACGCTCGTTAGCGCCGTATTTATTCTTCATGGCTTTGGCCCAAATCTTTCTCGCCACACGACCGATAACAGAATACTCTGGATCAATACCATTTGAGAAGAAGAAACTTAAGTTAGGACCAAATTTATTGATGTCCATACCGCGGCTCAAGTAGTATTCTACATAGGTAAATCCATTTGCCAGTGTAAAAGCCAACTGTGTAATGGGGTTTGCTCCGGCCTCTGCAATGTGATATCCAGAAATAGAAACGCTATAGAAGTTGCGCACTTTTTCTTCAATAAAGTATTCTTGAACGTCACCCATCAATCGCAGGGCAAATTCGGTTGAGAAAATACACGTGTTTTGTGCCTGATCTTCCTTTAGGATATCTGCTTGAACGGTACCGCGCACTTGCGCCAGCGTTTCAGCTTTGATTTTTGTATAATCTGCTGGTTCCAATATCTGGTCGCCCGTCAGACCTAAAAGCATCAGGCCAAGACCATCATTGCCTTCTGGCAATTTGCTGGTATCTACCTGGCCGTTTTTGGAATACACCTTTTCGCCTTGAGCGTTTAAATAAGAAGGCCTTTCAACATTATTGTCATCATAGATTTCCTTGAGCTTTGCTTCTACTTTATCGCCTAGTCCATTTTCTGTAATGAAACGTTCACAGTTTTGATCAATCGCAGCATTCATGAAGAATCCCAACAACATGGGCGCTGGACCATTGATCGTCATAGAAACCGATGTCATCGCATGCGACAGGTCAAAACCAGAATATAATTTTTTAGCATCGTCCAGACAGCAGATGCTTACACCAGCATTACCGATCTTTCCATAAATATCTGGTCGCAATCCTGGATCGTTACCGTAAAGCGTCACACTATCAAATGCGGTACTCAAACGTTTTGCCGGCATCCCAAGACTCACATAGTGAAAACGTTTGTTGGTACGTTCTGGTCCACCTTCACCGGCAAACATTCTGGTAGGATCTTCTCCTGTTCTCTTAAACGGATACAATCCTGCGGTATAAGGAAATTCTCCAGGCACATTTTCCTGCAGGCACCATTTTAAAATATCGCCCCAAGCAGTGTATTTAGGCAACGCTACTTTAGGAATCATTTTATGGGAAAGTGACTCTGTATGCGTTTCAATCTTGATGACTTTATCTCTTACCTGGAACTCATAAATAGGTTGTTTGTATCTATTTACTTTCTCATCCCAAGTCGTGATGATTTCCCAATTGTAGGGATCCAGGTCTTTTAACGTTTTGTTGAATTGGGCGATGAGCAATTCTATGAATTCTTTGTCATCCTGAACTTGTTTCAGGATCTCTTCTTCATTTAAACCTTTTTCTGTAATGAACTGTTCTCGACTGCCGCTCGAACTGACATTTTCATTTTGTTCAACTAGCGTAAGTATCGTTTGATAAATACCAAATAGCTTTTGGGCAACCTTTGACTGAACTTCAGCGGTTTGATCGTAAGATCTGTTACTTTCTGCAATCTCGCTCAGGTAGCGTGTTCTCGATGGTGGAATCACAAAGATCTTTTCGCTTTGTGCTTTGTTAAGTTCGTTTGTAGAGCTGAAATCGGCTCCGGTTTTCTCGGTGACCTCAGTCATCAAGGCCTCGTACAACGCATTCATTCCAGGATCGTTGAACTGGCTTGCGATGGTACCATAAACTGGCAAGGTCTCAGGGTCTGCTTCCCAAAGGTTGTGATTGCGTTGGTACTGTTTTTTAACATCGCGCAAGGCATCCAGTGAGCCACGTTTGTCAAATTTGTTGATCGCCACCACATCTGCAAAATCCAGCATATCGATCTTCTCCAGTTGTGTCGCCGCACCAAATTCTGGTGTCATGACATATAAAGACACATCGCTGTGCTCCAAGATTTCAGTATCGCTTTGCCCTATACCGCTGGTTTCAAGAATGATCAAATCATAGTTGGCCGCCTTTAAAACATCAACAGCTTCCTGCACGTGTTTAGAAAGAGCCAGATTGGACTGGCGTGTCGCTAGCGATCGCATATAAACACGATCGTTGTTGATCGCATTCATGCGTATTCTATCACCCAATAAGGCGCCACCAGTCTTGCGCTTTGATGGATCTACAGAGATCACACCTATGTTTTTTTCAGGGAAATCGATGAGAAAACGACGTATCAATTCGTCTACTAATGATGATTTTCCCGCACCACCAGTTCCCGTGATTCCTAGGACAGGTGCTTGTTTTTCGGTTTTATCGGCTTCGTTAAAATGTTTTACGAAGTCTTCGTGTCTGTTTTCGGCCAGCGATATGAGCCTTGCAATCGTCGGCACGTGGTTTTGCAATAATTCTCCGTTTAAGTTCGCTTTCGCGAAAGCGGGAACAGGAACATCACACTGCTTCACAAGATCATTGATCATTCCCTGCAATCCCATGGCACGACCGTCGTCTGGCGAATAGATGCGCGTGATACCATACTCCATCAATTCCTCAATTTCTGATGGCAGGATCACACCACCACCACCACCAAAAATCTTGATGTGGCCAGCGCCCTTTTCTACCAGCAAATCACGCATGTACTTGAAATATTCGTTGTGACCACCTTGATAGGAAGTCATGGCAATACCATTGGCATCTTCTTGAATGGCAGTATTGACGACTTCTTCCACACTTCTATCGTGGCCCAAGTGGATCACTTCACAACCCGTGGATTGTATGATGCGACGCATGATATTGATTGCAGCGTCATGACCGTCAAAAAGACTGGCGGCAGTAACGATACGTACTTTATTTACTGGGATATATGGCGTTTGATCTTGCATTGCGAATTTCGTATTTAAGGTGCTGCAAAATTACGAAAACGATAGCGTTGCGCTTGCTAATGATGTTTTAAACTTTCGCGAGTTTTCAAGATCTTAGATACATGAAATTACTACCAGCCCTACTTCTCGTTTTCTTGACCATTTCCTGCTCTGATCCTGAGACGGTTGAGTCCTCAACACCTGATGAGGCAATGCTTTATTTTCCGCCAGTTGATGGTACGACTTGGGAAACAACAACTCCAGAAAGCTTGGGATGGGACGAGTCTAAACTAGCAGAATTATATTCCTTTCTGGAAAACAATAACACCAGAGCATTCATACTACTTAAAGATGGTAAAATAGCTAGTGAAAAATATTGGGGAAAAGACCTTCTGGAACGTTTTGATTTTGATGCTAATTCACAATGGTATTGGGCCAGTGCCGGAAAATCCTTGACCAGTGTTCTTACAGGAATTGGGCAAGACAAAGGACTTTTATCCATTGATGATGCCACCCAAGACTATTTAGGCACTGGATGGACATCCATGATGGCTGGTCAGGAACGCCGTATTTCTATTAGGAATCAATTGTCCATGAATACCGGACTGGATTTTACCAATGGCAATTTGAGTTGTACTGATCCAGCTTGTCTCAACTACAAATCAGACCCTGCAACCGAATGGTATTACTACAATGCGCCATATACATTGTTGCACGAGGTGATTTCTATAGCTGGAAATGCTAGCTATAACCAATTAACCGATGAATGGCTTGAAAATAAAATTGGTATGTCTGGTACCTGGCGAGAATTGGATCAAAATAATGTGTATTTCAGCACTGCCAGAGATGCGGCACGCTTTGGCTTGTTCAATCTAGCTCGAGGAACTTGGGACGATCAACAAATACTTACTGAAGCATATTTCTCGCAAATGACACAAACCTCACAAAATCAAAATCCGTCTTACGGTTTTTTATGGTGGTTGAATGGCAAGAGCGAGACTGTTTTTCCCTCTTCAACAGTCGCTGTCAATCGGCCAGTGACCTTGAATGCTCCTGATGATATGTTCAGCGCTTTAGGGAAAAATGGACAAATCATTGACGTGGTACCCAGTGAGAACCTAGTTTTGGTACGATTAGGAGGCAATCCAGATGACGCTGAAATTCCCATCGTGATGCACGATGAATTATGGGAAATCCTATCTCAAATTATCAATTAGAAGTCACTTGCTGTTTTATTATTAATGAAGCGCTTTCTTTAGATTGTGATTTCTGTAAGAAAAGACATATTAAATTTTCGGATATTTGAGAGAACTGACCAAATTTCTCACCATGAGCTCCAGCAAAAAAGAAACACTCGCCCGTATAGGTATCGCGACTAAAGGAATTATTTACACTATTTTAGGAGGATTGACGGCCTATGCAGCCTTTAATTCCAGGAAAAATCTCACCTCAAGCGATGGTGCGCTGGAATATATTGCAAGTCAAAGCTTCGGTAAATTACTGTTGATCATTACAATCATAGGAATCGCAGGATATGTTTTCTGGCGATTGTATCTCGTAATCAAGAATCCAGATGGTAATTCAGATTCAGAAGCCAAGTCTACCGTGAAACGTATTGGATATTTTTTGAGCGCCGTTTCCTATGCGCTGTTAGCGTACACCGCTATTGAAATTATTTTGAATAGTTCACAAGGTGGTTCTGGAACGCAAGGATGGCTTTCCATGATTCTGGATCAATCTTGGGGATCTATTTTGGTATACCTTATTGCATTGATCTTATTGGGTAAAGCCATTTATGAATTGTACAGGGCCTATTCCGGAAAGTTCAAAAAGCGTATTCAAAATGCAGAGCTTGACCACAAAGCACAATCCTTTCTAATTAAAGCCGGTAAAGCAGGTTTTACGGCTCGTGCGATCGTATTTGGGATCATAGCGTTTTTATTCTTTAAAGCAGCCTCACAATCTGATGCTCAAATGGCTGGAGGCACAAAACAGGCTTTTTCTTTTCTGCAAGAACAAGGTGGCCTGGTTCTTCTGGGCATTGTAGCCTTTGGCTTGGCTCTGTACGGCATCTATCTGCTGGCCAGTTCCAGATATAGAAACATTCCTATTCAGTAAGAATCTTTTTCAAATTGGCATTCTCGATTTGTTAAGTTCTACCGAACTTTCCGTCGATAGCTCTTGATATAGCAGTAGATTGAGTAACTTGAACCTTCTTAAGCTTCAAGTAACTCCACTACTCAACATTGAAAAATTCAAGACGTTTTTCCAGATTTGGTATTGCCACTAAAGGATTGGTTTTCTTTTTAATAGGTGTGATGGCGCTTATTACAGCACTCAACCTCAATTATGCCCTAAAAAACGAAAAAGAGATCATTGAATGGGTCTATAGGTTGGAATTTGGCTGGTTTTTACTGCTGATTATCATTATTGGTTTATCGGGTTATATTTTTTCCAGATTCTACCTCACTTTCAACCGCAACGATTACGATGGTTCCAACGGCAAACCCAAATACCGCAGAGCTGCCTACCTCATCAACGGATTAGGATATTGTCTCCTGCTCTTGACCTGTATCACTATTCTTTTAGGCAAGAACGATTCTGGAGATTCTGAGTTGA is from Nonlabens sp. YIK11 and encodes:
- a CDS encoding methylmalonyl-CoA mutase family protein, with translation MQDQTPYIPVNKVRIVTAASLFDGHDAAINIMRRIIQSTGCEVIHLGHDRSVEEVVNTAIQEDANGIAMTSYQGGHNEYFKYMRDLLVEKGAGHIKIFGGGGGVILPSEIEELMEYGITRIYSPDDGRAMGLQGMINDLVKQCDVPVPAFAKANLNGELLQNHVPTIARLISLAENRHEDFVKHFNEADKTEKQAPVLGITGTGGAGKSSLVDELIRRFLIDFPEKNIGVISVDPSKRKTGGALLGDRIRMNAINNDRVYMRSLATRQSNLALSKHVQEAVDVLKAANYDLIILETSGIGQSDTEILEHSDVSLYVMTPEFGAATQLEKIDMLDFADVVAINKFDKRGSLDALRDVKKQYQRNHNLWEADPETLPVYGTIASQFNDPGMNALYEALMTEVTEKTGADFSSTNELNKAQSEKIFVIPPSRTRYLSEIAESNRSYDQTAEVQSKVAQKLFGIYQTILTLVEQNENVSSSGSREQFITEKGLNEEEILKQVQDDKEFIELLIAQFNKTLKDLDPYNWEIITTWDEKVNRYKQPIYEFQVRDKVIKIETHTESLSHKMIPKVALPKYTAWGDILKWCLQENVPGEFPYTAGLYPFKRTGEDPTRMFAGEGGPERTNKRFHYVSLGMPAKRLSTAFDSVTLYGNDPGLRPDIYGKIGNAGVSICCLDDAKKLYSGFDLSHAMTSVSMTINGPAPMLLGFFMNAAIDQNCERFITENGLGDKVEAKLKEIYDDNNVERPSYLNAQGEKVYSKNGQVDTSKLPEGNDGLGLMLLGLTGDQILEPADYTKIKAETLAQVRGTVQADILKEDQAQNTCIFSTEFALRLMGDVQEYFIEEKVRNFYSVSISGYHIAEAGANPITQLAFTLANGFTYVEYYLSRGMDINKFGPNLSFFFSNGIDPEYSVIGRVARKIWAKAMKNKYGANERAQMLKYHIQTSGRSLHAQEIDFNDIRTTLQALYAINDNCNSLHTNAYDEAITTPTEESVRRAMAIQLIINKELGLAKNENPIQGAFIIEELTELVEAAVLEEFDRITERGGVLGAMETMYQRSKIQEESMHYEMLKHTGEFPIIGVNTFLSSKGSPTVLPAEVIRATEEEKQAQIATKDNLHSAFAKAQQEQLSNIQQAAVEQGNIFEHLMEATKICTLGQITEALFEVGGQYRRNM
- a CDS encoding transglutaminase-like domain-containing protein; this translates as MALKYQIIYHSKNTYESPLKEALWQFLIIPENNESQSIHQYTFENSEAVPYQESVDGFGNKTLKLRVKKPIHSIEFTARIELVKEDQNPFAAVKPTDPTADFKALDQLVFKVDHESFLTPTELTTIPKQFQELFKMDRSTTVFQNLLELTKWSFNYFTFKTEVTTTESTITEILTKKQGVCQDFTHVFCGMARLNGIPARYVSGYLHQDNGLVGDLQMHAWVECFIPGNGWIGFDPTNNLMAAGNHIKVTHGRDYKDCAPIKGVVYLSGNGSNETTYTVRVKTVEEFAAGRIFNKIQTQSQEQNYKQDQILMKQMQWQQQQQQ
- a CDS encoding alpha-E domain-containing protein — encoded protein: MLARVANNLFWMGRYIERSEHIARFLNVNYFSSLDAPSEKSQSRQRVLRSSLFMANTIVVDQETILDEKEVLFDIGLNTASDFSIINAVKNARENANSARDVISTELYESLNKFYHAVLNYDVEFYKNKGLFDFTVLVTESSAILREKIRGTLFHDEIYAIIMLGISIERAIQVSRIIHAKYKDALVSQNSNNDLNNSYEWITLLKCIESHDMMRRYYKKAPNCKNVLEFLVLHPDCPRSIMNSLNRTGRHIDEISQEKLPTKGSAAYLIGKTQAKYKYLQVESIEKDIEKHISEIQNTLYQVANTVEKEYLHY
- a CDS encoding DUF1206 domain-containing protein, giving the protein MSSSKKETLARIGIATKGIIYTILGGLTAYAAFNSRKNLTSSDGALEYIASQSFGKLLLIITIIGIAGYVFWRLYLVIKNPDGNSDSEAKSTVKRIGYFLSAVSYALLAYTAIEIILNSSQGGSGTQGWLSMILDQSWGSILVYLIALILLGKAIYELYRAYSGKFKKRIQNAELDHKAQSFLIKAGKAGFTARAIVFGIIAFLFFKAASQSDAQMAGGTKQAFSFLQEQGGLVLLGIVAFGLALYGIYLLASSRYRNIPIQ
- a CDS encoding circularly permuted type 2 ATP-grasp protein, whose product is MIQSNHPIFSNYERAPETYDEIFDKDGNVKEVYKKLFDIYSEHSVDDFATLNNKAKSSFFNQGITFQVYGGKETKEKIFPFDLFPRIIDAKEWDHIERGVLQRSKALNHFLYDIYHDKKIIKDGIVPLEMISSSTNYLNQMNGIEPPGGIYNHISGTDLIKHSDGEYYVLEDNIRCPSGVSYVICNRTALKKALFGVFDEYQTFTVTDYAQNLLEIMETVKPLGVDQPNCVVITPGIYNSAYYEHSYLAKAMGVELVEGRDLFVENDFVYMQTINGPERVDVIYRRIDDQFIDPMEFKPDSTLGVPGLFSAYRKGNVTLVNAPGTGVADDKAVYTYMPEIIKYYLDEEPILNNVYTYHCSRPEELKYVLENIDKLVIKPVDEAGGYGISIGNKLTKAEIEEVKKTIQASPRKYIAQPIMSLSVHATYIEDANSFEPRHVDLRTYTILGKDKEFVLKGGLTRVALQKGNLIVNSSQGGGSKDTWVLKP
- a CDS encoding serine hydrolase domain-containing protein, with protein sequence MKLLPALLLVFLTISCSDPETVESSTPDEAMLYFPPVDGTTWETTTPESLGWDESKLAELYSFLENNNTRAFILLKDGKIASEKYWGKDLLERFDFDANSQWYWASAGKSLTSVLTGIGQDKGLLSIDDATQDYLGTGWTSMMAGQERRISIRNQLSMNTGLDFTNGNLSCTDPACLNYKSDPATEWYYYNAPYTLLHEVISIAGNASYNQLTDEWLENKIGMSGTWRELDQNNVYFSTARDAARFGLFNLARGTWDDQQILTEAYFSQMTQTSQNQNPSYGFLWWLNGKSETVFPSSTVAVNRPVTLNAPDDMFSALGKNGQIIDVVPSENLVLVRLGGNPDDAEIPIVMHDELWEILSQIIN